CCTGGTTGTGGTccattaatatatacatgtaccttcgCGCAAAAATTCGATTTCTGAACACGAAATTTTAACCAGGGGATTGAACAACCTACTTATATTGTAGACTGTCTAAATCATGTGCTATATCATCATGTTCGTATCTACATAATTCAGTGTCATTAACTATACTTCtggtacaaacaaacaaaaatgtgcatGCGTGGATCACTAAAATATTAATCCGAAGCCCATTCAGCAATCGGTACTATCTGATGCCGATTGCAAGTTTCGAAAGCGATTTTTCAAATAACAATATTCAATATTCATCACTGTTCAACAATCATAGCATTACCCGAAAACCCAgtgaatcaaaaacaaaacaaaaataaagaacaagGAAAATTAGTATCTCTATTTCATGCTGAACTTATTAAGCCGggttatatatatttatatagggcctatgtgtatatatatatatatatacagtatttatatttatttatatatacatatttagaGCCGGAGGGGAGGTGGACCTCCCaggccccccttcagatctcggccgtcgactgCGCGATCACTATTGAAAATTGACATACACGTTGCCTGTGACGTAAtctaaagaaatgaaaagttgatttttaaagaaattatcatttttgctAAATTATGTTATTTATGCACAAACTCAGACAATCTGCTATAAATCACTAAACTAAGCTCAAACAGGtaattttttttatgtgtgtgcagATGTAATTtctagtgtccttagcaaatgtaagcaAAACACTAAAAAATTgcgccgtaaaaaaaaaaaaaaatcttgagtaTTTCATTGGTTTTCAGAATTTTtatgcatttctttgttttttgactttttgtttttcattgtgtttcgatgaaatttgtcagcGGCATTGTTGCAAgcatgaatataatatatattaattGATTTAAATCAATGaaaccaaaataatcatgcttttatgaaatttgaccgtataagcacagtttgcattgaaaaatTATTGTACAAGAATTCACTCTTTgagcattttgtttttgtttttgtctaacATGCATAGTCATATTTATGCGTAACTTTAATTCGGAaccgcaaatttggtgtcaaaagatttgaaagacttgaaagaaaaagtcaTAAAACATCGCGGCGATGGCTTTTTGCACTGGCAACACACCGCGCGGAATGTAGGGGGCCTATATTAGGGTTAACATACATcacattaaaggaaaccaaaacccaaagaaaattgtggattgagtgaaagcagcgacaatagtagaacacatcagtaaaagtttgaggaaaatcggacgatggaagcaaaagttatgaatttttaaaattttggtgttggaaccgctggatgaggcgactactagaggttatgacgtcgTGTGTGAACAACATtactgtataaagaaaatataaagaaaattcaagatgcTTTCAGTTTTCTAGCACAATTAGCACTactgactaaccgctttcagaaagcatgcAGGGGTGATAATTtgatgtcagtatcaagttgatggaatgcataattttcatgaaaatctaacttttgtggaattccctttatattttcttgaaagcAGGGCTATACTTCTAACTTTGTGGGAACTACAATGTAGATTGAGCTGCTTGCATTGATAGTTGTAGATGAAATAGAGTAAATATTCGACGCAAAACttcttgttggttttttttttttccttttaaagcGAATGTAGGCCAACATCAAATTTATTGCTTTGGACTAAAAACAAACGTTTACATGACTACAAAGATTCACTTTGAAATCTGCAATTTCCTGTTTCACCATTTACAGAGCATAAAGTTATAGACACTCTGTCTTGACAAAATGTTCGTATGTAGTAGAAATCAGCAATGAAGATGAGATCGCCTATTGTATTTCGCCAGGGAGGGGAGAGAGTGGTCCTTATTGTAATGTGGTATCAAACCACGAAATCACCACAATATCGAATATAGTTTCAGataaaaaatgagatgaacGTATGAAGAAAACATCGATACTAGTCGTGAGCGAGAAAGTCGGGCAGTCGAATTTGAGACAATTGCGCAGGCAGTACGAAACCGCGGTACCGGATAACATAGTAATGTACAGTAGGGCGCCTACATTGTAAATCGGTTTGTTTACGAGCTGTTAGCAGATCGGCAGCAGCAGTACACAGTTCAACCACCTGACCTAGGCAACGAGCTATACTATGGAGGCCATATCATTGTTCTTCAAAGTTACTCTTCCTGAATACTTCCAGGCTCTACCCATTCCAGAGACATTTGCCGGACTTTTACAACTCACAGGTAAAGGTAACATGTCTGGCCTACAGTCAGATTCGACACCTGCAGTGGGGGGTCGCCTACTAAAGCGCACCGGCACCAGCCCCAGGGCCGAGAAGCCACCTCCCTGCTATCACCCAGCGAAGCGAAGAAGGGTGGGCGGAGAAGGCTAGCACCCCTCGCTCAGGTGGTAAATACAGTGTAGGTCCATTCTGAGCAGCGTACTCCTCTGGTGTCCGGTAAAAGACTGAAATTGATTAATTATGTGTTGGCCACATGCGGGTTCAGTAAGCTAAGTGCACACTTATTTTTTCCTACTGCAGTTGTCACCACTACACAAATGTATTTACAATCAACGATCGCGAAGTACGTACACAGGATGATTTTGACGATGACTATCATGTCTATTTAGCATAGttatagcccgaccagacgccgtgcgaaggaAACTATAGCGTTCGGGCTGTGTATATGTAGCATAAATAAATGCACACACGTACACTCGCCAGCAATGAATTCATCGCTTTCGCGTGTGTCCATTCAGGTTGAGAGAGAATGTAGCATGCAGGGTATTCACGGCATATTCTCAGACTTGTACTTCCACATATTGATGTTTTGGAATCTCTGTCCGTTCCAAAGAGATTATACACTGGTCTGTTTGATTATTTCCTTGCTGCTATCATCGTTCGCAATAGGACACCTTGCGTAAGGAATAATTCTGGTTGGCTGAATAACGCGACCTGCGGATAACCCGAAATTACAAGCCGAACCCTGGACAGCTCAAGGCAGTCGAGTCGTTTCAGCTCAGTAGGCGACACGTATGATGTTATATAAAAGAATTGTATTTTCACGTAACGTTTCGGCTTCTCCATTACGATTCAACTTTGGCCATTTTATTATAATGTTGTAAGTTTACTTTGTtcgttttttctttctctcccagccccccccccccccccgtctcgtacggttacagttcgttattccgaaggttcgttattcccaaggttctttagtccgaaggttcgttattcctataaagccccctaccatattttcgtttgccactcctacaccgtttacccgatttcaaccaaatttagTGACTTTTCCTAGAATCTTATTGTGAACatattgatatataatttagctgtctgatattgctggttgccatggcaaccgtaaactaacaaccatgttcgtcagattttgcatgattttctgttccgaTTTCacttaacaatataataatggatgaaatgggggttttcttggctctaatttgctgaaggaccaaaatgtgatgtaattatggttgtgaataataccctgaaatggtcttattattatttcctttatttttgtttgacataggcatcacacaatagatataataggaataatcgaaaatacagcatttttcaaagactacctttgattttgtgttatcttcacacaagcttatagcctgtaatatcatttgtttatcatattatcaatctgcaaaatcaaaattcaatattttggaaatacggaatgtgatttatacccaTTCGTCATAGgtttcattatatttctttatattgtaatgaatagcgcccccacatgtttACCTTGAGAAATGTCAACCATAACTAATAGtcaaggttgacttgcttttcctttgtggtgaatatgaaaatgattgatataaaataaaaacatatatactgggaacaaggaaataaaaagaaaaaacatgattttagcgtatttcctatgtatttctttatattttggtaaatagctcCCTCAGTGGACGACCTTGAGAAATGTCAAAAGTTGGGTCATgcagagtatgagttgctctacccatgtgccaaataacatggtcatacatcatataataaagaagttatataggggggcacaatgtgcccccctcccgggcctggaaggggtcaagtATTATaacttgggctttatagggttaatccgaaaatgtgataaggtttgttattccgaaggttcattaatccgaaaatgaaataaggttcggcattttaattttttggtgccacttccgggtttcatcgagctaacaagcaaaaaacaaacaaacaaaaaacccgcCTTTTTTTCAGCGCAACTTCtgctgccacttccgggtttcatcagccgacccccccccccccccccccccggccccgTATGTACGACTTACGATGGTCCGTTCAAGATAACAAAATTTGGATTTTTACGGCGCTTCTCATGGGTTTCACATTtcgattttcatttcatataggtcACTTCCCATGCCAAACAAcacttatgaaatgaaatgtcttTGTAAAACACAATCATATACACAACAGTACGGTGAGTAGGCCTATGTCTTGGATATAAcgttaaaaaaatgataatgagagaGTAAGTATTAAAGATGATCAGTTGCagttcatgtaggcctatactcaaAACAATACGTTGGACTCCCGTTATATAAGAGTCTTCGGGAccgacagttttctttcgttatatggaaatttcgttataaccgaacaaaattaataaacgattaaaatacatagagtgcatggataatgttgcggcctgaatttttacttcgttgtaaccggaatttctaTATatccatgttcgttataacgggagtgcattgtAATGACCGAAGCACAGCTCGATGGCCCTGGACCACGCGAAATAGTTCTTGAGACACCACTgtttaaaatgatatgttttgGTGGCCTTGATAGCCACCATGCAGATCGGACTACCAAAATATtagttgttgggttttttttaatgcttttctCATCCAGAGAGGGGAAGAACAACACCTGATGGCGACTTTGTAATTGTGGTTTCGCCCATTCATGTCGGACACTATAGAGAGTGTCATTTTACAATGCTAGAAAACAGTAATTTTGATTGATTGTGCCTTTAAAAAGTGGaaaataaacgttcaaaaaCTTCCTTGATAGCTTGCTCGGGCTCGCCGCTTGCCGATGGATAGACCGGTTCTTTGTATTCAGATTTTACACATGCACGCTTAActggccgttaacgatcgccccgtcactgtacaggcatgctgacctggaaacatttaactgcacattacttgaatatgagaccattctgaagcaaataattttcagacaacaatagatattataatgtactctcaaatgaatcccacaaggattggaacaatcatccccagcattgtGCTAtacttttgacagaaacagatGCTTAATTgaaccactctggaacagcgcagagaaaatgacaggctaattatgatgtacaaaatacacaataatctcactcctctttcagcacaggactatattatcaaacaggctactcagttaacgagagcctcgcaaccacactcctatcaggtaccatattcgagaactgaatcgcatcgccattcgttcttcccaagaactgtaaggaactgggattccctgtcgtcagaatttgtttcagcgccatctgtgggatcatttcgaaaccgtctaacggttgatcacagtggctagtattttcgtcaaattttctatgtgcttgtaaatatctgtaaataaattgtattataatgtaaatagcaccagtctgcaagaatcttcagtctattgaaggaggcagacttaatcagaagaagaagaagatgcatgaattaattaacgagcGATGAGcgtccatgtgtagtaggtccatggcgATAGCATTTAATGAAAtgagacggttgtgactccattcgtCCTCCTTTGCTCTTTTTCTCTGTCCTCTTCCTGACCCTTTTCTGTTCTTTGACCTCCTGTTTATTCTTTCCCCGCGTATGTAAGAGAGctgttttgtttctgtctgtgtgtgcgtttatGTGCGTATATACAGGATTTGTTTTATGTTCCCTCTGTTTTCCAAGCTATTATATGTCTGATTGTTTCGTTTGATTTTACTACATTATTTACTACTCACGAGGGGACTGTATTCTACAAGCCaggctttttagcagccccctCCATGCcgacttcccccccccctttttttttttgtttttttgtacgATTCAGTTACAAACTTACAGTTTGCccatgcatgctttgttcagtTCAGTGTTAAAAATAtcgtgcattcaaatttcatttgaatatgcACATTGTACTTTACTTCGTTTTTATGCAAATGTCATTTTGTATACTTTCAtcggaaatggaaaaaaaaaatctattaaaCTCCCTTGGCTATATAGGGCCTAATTGAGTAGGCCTGTAATAGCCATCTATTTCCAAGCGTCATATAAACACGTgttttattttatgattttttcatGAATTAATGCTGTCAACTGTGTCATACCAGATAAacgtttcattttcatattgaatATATAAAGATTAATGAATACGtgaaaataggcctatattacaTGACGTATATGGAGAATCAAAAGCGATCCTTTAGGGTGTTATGTATCCATCCATCAGATCAGAGATAGCTCCTGACATACCCCTGTATAGGTCCTATTCATAAACTGACAATATTGAACATCCCTTCCATGAAATCCCATAAAAGCCCGCTCTCTTCTAGACAGAAAAACTTTGACTCTTACGGTTCTCATCAGGCATTGCGTGAAGCTTTTTACATCTGTTTCCGCGTAACACAATCTTTGATGATAAAACAGACTACTGGTTAATTTTTTCCTGTCTAGCTCTCTTCTCTGGGCAAGTGCACGAGATCAATTATAAGGCATACCGAACACTATGCAAAGTTTATTGCACATCAATCAGCTCAGGGAGTAAAATGCGTGCAAAGCATAGATTTATATATGATAGACCTATAACATGATGagtatgtactacatgtatcatAATTTTACGAGTAGGCCCTATATCTCTGCGGTTCAAAGTTATTCGTATTTTGAAACCTCTACTGGATGATTACACCGCACTGTCACACCACCGTTTACATCAAAGAGTACGCACGCAGTGCGTGGGCTTCTGATACCTTTTGGTTTACACCACTtatgaagtttgaagtttgatttacCGGTATTACTCAACGACCCTCATGGGGTATGGGAGTACAATGTCAattgaaaatacacaaaatagaaaaatttcaaataagaattaacatatatacatgtatagtacaaatatatacaatatatcaacatacttttcaaataaaatttgcataaaagtaTGTTATAAATGATATactatacaaatgtaaatctatCACATGAATTACGAACAATGCAGGCACTGCCTGATGCAAATAATCACGCAAAGGGTATATAAAATAAACTAAGTCAAACGAAATAATAAAGTACATTAACTAACTAAAAAAAAGGACATCATTACCTTACAAAACCTCGAAATGTTTGATAAAGTCTTTTTTTAGTGGAATTGAACAATTGATCATATTTAAATGTGTTAGGATACTTCCATTAATACTTTTCGAGAAATCTTTTACGTTCTGTCTTAAAGAAgggacatacaaacaaataatggaaTTCATCACCAATATCATTTTTAGAACAATAAGTACACAAACGTTCAATTCTTGGAATGTCTTTGTAACGCCCAGACACTATTGGAAGCTTATGATTAAAGCAACGAAAACGTGTTAAAGATTTCCTATTATTTTCATGAAGACGAATCAGATACTTTTCAAAGCATAATTGCTGCTTAAAAATTCTATAAACAGTGAAATTGTTTAACTCAACATCATCTGTGCCACTCCTGTTGACTCATATCTtttaatttttgtatctatTATTCTTTTGAATGAAGATAAAGATAGATTACTTGCTTGACTCTTCCACACGTCAGAAAGGCCTAAGCTATCAAGAGTATTCTTTACTTTGAGAATCCAACCCATCTGATTTTTCCTcttcaaaaaggagaaaaattcaaAGCTGTAAATGATGGTTTCCCATTTAGAGAGGCGCACGTAGCATGCACGCAGCGCACTTCTACGCTCTTTGGTTTACACTCGTGGTGTCGTGGTGACGCTGCTAGCTAGCTCGCTTCTGATCCTCGCCGCCGCGCGCGCCACAACTCATTCGTGTACGTGTGTCCAAGTGGTGGTAAACGGTTACGCGGCACCGAGAAGGTCCCGAACTGGAAACCTCATTTCAGCTTCATTTCAAATATTACAGCAAAAACAATTCGTGCATCATGGAAGGTAAGGATTGAAGCTTGCAATAATGATATCGTATTAAATGCTATCAGCAGAATACCCAAACTTCATGCTCCTACTCTGTTAGTCTTGTGGTGCATCACATCAGCGTTCGGCTCCCACAGTaaagtacacattgtacattgtacgatgtaactgtgtacaaggagcgccccgggttGGTTTACGCTGCGCCGTGCTCATGTGACGACTGTTGTGCATGTGTACTATGTAcctcttcttctttcaataAAGTACAGTCCACCTTTAGAGGTGCATCAGCGTGCTGGTTAACCCACGTAAATTTACTGGTCTAACGTTTATGCGTTACTACAGTAGGTGCCTACTAACAATTTTTAGAACATTTCTACCTGTAGCTGTACAAGTTTACACTACAAGATCAAAAAGAGATGCTGTTGAACCCACAAATGATGCAGGATTTGGTACCCTgcctggggtaccaaatgaaaattccccattttgttgaattaggcctaattatttttttttttttcagcgctgtaccctggcttaccaaaaaatgtgtcaaaatactttttagtattattatgcacaaaaatgttttctcattTGTGATTATGCATCAATCTACAAGCATGCAAGTGTACTTCGAAAAACACCTAACGTTATGGTGCTAGTTCATTGCAACGACTTTGCCGTATCCGAATTCAGAATCGGCGTGTCTGAATTCGGATACGCATTATAAATAATGggcatgagatggcgctatacaacgCGGTACCTTGGGTcggtaccccgggttacaacggtaccccggTGTACGGCGTGCCGAATCAAATGTAGAAACGGCCACAGATAGATGTCAGTGAATGTCATGAGACATGAATGTAGAAATGCATTGCCCACAAAATAATTGTAGAAAAACGCCCACTAAACGTCGCCCCTAAATAAATGTAAGAACGACAAATTGGTTGATAAAAAtgatagacacacatacaattgtacttctTACCCGTATGTAACCCCGGGGTAGACATTCTACTCCTTGTACACGGGTAgggttggggctggtcgcagttaaccCGTAGCCCTATCTATTGTTACGTTGGTTAGCACTCGAGTAGCAAGGCTGTGCTTCTACAATAAACCCCGAGTTAttacgagcgacatacggggaCTGGGAAATATCTGCGTTacagctgcgaagtacctgcgggGGAGTTGCCTGCAAGGTGCTGCTGCCAAGGGCCTCTTAGGCCTACTGGTGTTCTATGTGTAGGCATACCTCTGTGGGTGTTAAAACCCCCATGACTCGCccagaacaagttttgagcatgctcaagtcCTTGTTACACCGTGTCTGGGGAAGCCTTGCGGGTTGACCTGCGGGAAAAATTTTTGCTACCTGGAGCTCCCCTCATTTGGCCCGCacttgacagtacctagcacgtatctcacccatAGTTGCCCGGTGGAGGTGCGTATGCAGAACACCATTAGGAGGCCCATGGCTACCGCAAGTTACAGGCAGTTGACCAGCTTGAAGTACACGTAGGTTGTCCGTGGATCTATACTgtactagcccgaccagatgctgttaatacgctacgcgagaaactacgtatgtacagcggcgactgggctgtgtatagttaatacTGTACATGCTTGTACCTACTTACATGTATTCGCCGGAAGCGTGTGACATCTGCGGGAATTCTACGAGCATTCTACGAGCATAATACTTACTGGCAAGGAATAGTGTCGATTCTGTCAATATGTTCGGCACCCccaaagttttttgtttttgtttttgtttgtttttaagttggaaaaaaaaatcagaaaaaaaaaatcatcagaaaaaaaaagaaaaaattgaactCGCTATACCTATACACATAGGCTACTTCAGGCGAAATATGGGTCAGCATAAACCCCCACTGGTGCCCAGGGCTGCAAATATGAGAAAAGGCAATTTGTAGTGCTTTATGCAAGAAAAGTTTTTGCACAAatctacaacaacaaaaaacgaaaaaaccAGTATGAATTCCTTTTTGAATATGGATCTTGATCTCCCAATGTAGATTGGAAGTTTGATTCTGTTTAACATGAAAAATAGAAATctacttttcatttcctttaatTTGATACGGTAGTGATATGGGTAAAGAGCACTCCCTTTGCATTTCCTCAAAACCCTGTAACTTGACAtgcttttttttcgggggggggggggggatggccatTTTAATGATACATTGCAaacgatgtacattgtatatgtacatgtacagtattatgCTAATAATAGGATAAGATCAGAAAATACCACTTCTTCCACAGATCAAATGACTTCCTTTCTTTCATTATTACAATGTTCAGTTTGTAGTTAAGTGTAATTTGCACATTATGAAAGGTGCTCCtgagaaataaaggaaaatattcCTGTAGAGATGAAGTAAGTTCCCATAGAGTTTGTGCTCTACACACCCTGTTCCCATAAACAACGGTTTCATGAAAACACAGAGAAAAactagggccccatttcataaaaatgttacgatgtcaactcttgctggaatggcaacttccaatagcagcagccaatcaggaagccggattcttgtcattaccatgacaattgccattccagcaagagttgctatcgtatcaactttttatgaaatggggcccagaacgTGCCAAATAAATGCTTGAATTTCATTAGACCACATGTGACATGCTTGTTGGCAGGCACCATTGAATTGCATTTACTCATAAAAACTTAGGAGTTGTGTGAATTATGTAGCCTTACTCTTCCCCAATTTCATACTTGTATCTCTCCAAATATTGCAGGAGTTGAATGGCTGCGCATGGTTCCTCTGATCGGAGCTCTTGGGGCTGTCATTGTTCTAACAGTAGTGCAGATCCGTAGAGGAAAGGGATCCGGAAAAGTCAATGTATCcgttgaaaaagaaaagccaAAAGTGGTGCATTCATTCGACATTGAGGACCTTGGTGACAAAGCCGTTTTCTGCCGCTGCTGGAGATCAAAGAAGGTGAGCTGAGCTTGATGAGCGATGTAGAATTGTTTAATAATCGTCCACACCTTCCCTCCCCCTTTTTGCCTCACCTGAGCTGAAGTCTGTTCCTCTGAAAACCCCAAGAACGGATTTTCGCCGGAGGTGACGGGTAGCATTTCTAGGGTGATAGAATTTTCAAAGTGCCTTTAAATGGGAGGGGGTGAGATGGGGTGGCCAAAAGCCTCCAAATTAAAGAGTCTTCACAATCTTGTTCACTTGAATCAAAAGGGATGTAGTTTGGTTAGGAAGTGCTACTGTATGAGGAAGTGGTAGTGTTCAATTGAATTTGTTCTAAAGggcaccctcccccccccccccaattttttgcatttcatcTTCTTAAAAATGCATGGTCAATTTTTACCAAAGTTGGCATACATTTTGCTAGGATGATAGATTATACACATGTAAAGCCTTTTACAAATGGGCACAATGCCCCaccacttgggggggggggggaggggcacagGAACCGCTAAAGTACCGAATCTTTAGAGAATTGTCTCAATCAGTAAATTCAATGCATGGTAGTGAATGTACCAGGGGGAGCCCCTGGGGTCCAGGACTAAATTGGATGCTCATTTTCACATTTGATC
The nucleotide sequence above comes from Diadema setosum chromosome 5, eeDiaSeto1, whole genome shotgun sequence. Encoded proteins:
- the LOC140229231 gene encoding CDGSH iron-sulfur domain-containing protein 2B-like isoform X1 — its product is MEAISLFFKVTLPEYFQALPIPETFAGLLQLTGVEWLRMVPLIGALGAVIVLTVVQIRRGKGSGKVNVSVEKEKPKVVHSFDIEDLGDKAVFCRCWRSKKFPYCDGSHGAHNIATGDNVGPLVLSKKSAASS
- the LOC140229231 gene encoding CDGSH iron-sulfur domain-containing protein 1-like isoform X2, with translation MEGVEWLRMVPLIGALGAVIVLTVVQIRRGKGSGKVNVSVEKEKPKVVHSFDIEDLGDKAVFCRCWRSKKFPYCDGSHGAHNIATGDNVGPLVLSKKSAASS